From the genome of Agromyces badenianii:
CCGTTATCGCGTTGTCTCGAATCTATCCGGTGCAACGCACGCGAACGCGGCTGTTCGCCCTAGGCGGATGCCGTGAGCTCCGCGGCGTATGCGGCGGCCGACACCCGGTACCGCTGCAGGTGCGGTGCGAGGGCTGCGATGGCCTCGGATGCCGCGCGGCGGGCGAAGCCCGCATCGACGAGCGCAAGGGCGCGGAAGGCGACGACGGCATCGCGCAGCTCGCCTGCATCGGACTCGATCGCGTCGAGCAGTGCGATCGCTTCGAGCGGCCGACCGAGGTTGCGGATCGTGGAGGCCAGCTGCACGTGCGCCTGCACACGCTCGGAACCGTCGAGGCCGCGCTCGAGGGCTCGACGGTACAGCTCCTCTGCTTCAGCTTCGCGCCCGGCCGAGTCGCGCGCGCCTGCGCGCTCGAATAGGGCGATCGGGTGTTCGGCACGCTCCTCGGCGAGTGCATCGATGCGGCGGGTGACCTCGTCATCACCGATTTCAGCGGCCTCCGCCCAGACGGCAGCGACTCGCGCCTGCCACTCGTTCACACTCGCACCTCCCATGAATGAGAACAGGGCCGGGCGATCCGCCCGGCCCTGCTCACGTTCGACGCTCGACTATTCGGCGTCGGCCTTCTTCGCGGCACGCTTCTTCGGCGCGGGCTTCTCAGCAGCGTCGTCGTCGGCCGCGGCCTTCTTCGGCGCGCGCTTCTTCGGCGCGGGCTTCTCAGCAGCCTCTGCCTCTTCGACGATCTCTTCAGCCTCATCGACGACCTCGGCCTCGGCTTCAGCCTCGGCCTCGGCGACGGCGGTGAACTCGGAGAGGTCGACGGGCTTGCCCGCGGCATCCGTCACCTTCGCCTTGCCGAGCGCGATCGCGAGCGCCTTGTTGCGCGCGACCTCGCCGACCATGGCGGGGATCTGGCCGTTCTGGCTGAGGATCTGCACGAACTCGCCCGGGTCCATGCCGTACTGGGCGGCGCCCTGCACGAGGTACTGGGTGAGCTCGTCTTGGCTGACCTGGACCTTCTCGGCCTCGGCGATCGTGTCGAGCAGGATCTGCGTCTTGAACGCCTTCTCGCTCGACTCGGCGACCTCTGCCCGGTGCTCGTCGTCTTCGAGGCGGTTCTCGTTCTCGAGGTGACGGTGCACCTCGTCGTCGATGACCGCCTGAGCGACCGGAACCTCGACGAGCTCGAGGAGCTTGTCGACGAGCAGGTCGCGGGCCTGGCTGCCCTGGCCGAACGACTTGTTGCGGGCGACCTGCTCCTTGAGGCTGTCGGTCAGCTCGGCGAGGGTGTCGAACTCGCTCGCGATCTGGGCGAAGTCGTCGTCGGCCTCGGGGAGCTCGCGCTCCTTCACCGCGGAGACGGTGACCGTGATCTCTGCGGTCTCGCCCTCGTGCTCGCCGCCCAGGAGCTTCGACGCGAAGGTCGTGGTCTCGCCGGCGGACAGCGTGTCGAGCGCCTCGTCGATGCCCTCGAGCAGCTCGCCCGAGCCGAGCTCGTACGAGATGCCGCTCGCCGTGTCGACCTCGTCCTCGCCGATCTTGGCGACGAGGTCGAGGGTCACGAAGTCACCGCTCTTGGCCGGGCGGTCGACGGTGATCAGGGTGCCGAAGCGGCTGCGCAGACGCTCGAGCTCTTCGCTGACCTCGTCGTCGCCGACCTCGACCGAGTCGACCGTCAGTTCGAGGCCGTCGTAGGCGGGCAGCTCGATCTCGGGGCGCACGTCGACCTCGATCGCGAGCAGCAGGTCGCCCGAGAAGTCCTTGTCGCTGGGCCACTCGACGATGTCGGCCTCGGGGCGACCGAGGGGGCGCAGCTCGTGCTCGGCGACGGCGGCGCGGTAGAAGGCGTCGAGGCCCTCGTTGACGGCGTG
Proteins encoded in this window:
- the tig gene encoding trigger factor, with the translated sequence MPTTSVEKLSPTRAKLTISVTPEELKPSITHAYEHIAEQINVPGFRKGKVPPPIVDQRVGKGAVLEHAVNEGLDAFYRAAVAEHELRPLGRPEADIVEWPSDKDFSGDLLLAIEVDVRPEIELPAYDGLELTVDSVEVGDDEVSEELERLRSRFGTLITVDRPAKSGDFVTLDLVAKIGEDEVDTASGISYELGSGELLEGIDEALDTLSAGETTTFASKLLGGEHEGETAEITVTVSAVKERELPEADDDFAQIASEFDTLAELTDSLKEQVARNKSFGQGSQARDLLVDKLLELVEVPVAQAVIDDEVHRHLENENRLEDDEHRAEVAESSEKAFKTQILLDTIAEAEKVQVSQDELTQYLVQGAAQYGMDPGEFVQILSQNGQIPAMVGEVARNKALAIALGKAKVTDAAGKPVDLSEFTAVAEAEAEAEAEVVDEAEEIVEEAEAAEKPAPKKRAPKKAAADDDAAEKPAPKKRAAKKADAE
- a CDS encoding tetratricopeptide repeat protein, which encodes MNEWQARVAAVWAEAAEIGDDEVTRRIDALAEERAEHPIALFERAGARDSAGREAEAEELYRRALERGLDGSERVQAHVQLASTIRNLGRPLEAIALLDAIESDAGELRDAVVAFRALALVDAGFARRAASEAIAALAPHLQRYRVSAAAYAAELTASA